The proteins below come from a single Methyloprofundus sedimenti genomic window:
- a CDS encoding type II secretion system protein: MKYYNYKARQAGMTLIELTVVLLILIGLAGLMIPYVSGFVSKTHDATGDNNIANLNNTIQRFQVQSMKFPNNLQSLADVSGATYTELMNTNAGVYAPTTYVEGGAGNMQIMSLRSAGITSVLDLNQVAGTFNGTSATFTAAGAPVDLTMGSGSTLGVLTVGLGAETTVGTDDYASIEEHLADATGAQISHFNATCNDYVLFGIGQENEMIGKAMTDAPIHFAQQGAMGPDNNYNRFVAIFEVDKANGTGVVLAANSLPEDELGNALATADCGTSTHAAKFIGTAMLMMPPHLWGLAHSLSHTYENIANGN; this comes from the coding sequence GTGAAATATTATAACTACAAAGCCCGTCAAGCGGGTATGACTTTAATCGAATTGACTGTTGTTTTGTTGATTTTAATCGGTTTGGCTGGATTAATGATCCCTTATGTATCGGGTTTTGTTTCTAAAACGCATGATGCCACCGGGGATAATAATATTGCTAACTTGAATAATACAATTCAGCGTTTTCAAGTGCAATCTATGAAATTTCCTAATAACCTGCAATCCCTGGCTGATGTTTCAGGTGCAACGTATACCGAACTGATGAATACCAATGCAGGGGTTTATGCACCAACAACCTACGTCGAAGGTGGTGCGGGTAACATGCAGATTATGTCCTTAAGATCTGCGGGTATTACCAGTGTTTTGGATCTAAATCAGGTTGCAGGTACATTCAACGGCACAAGTGCTACTTTTACAGCAGCAGGCGCACCTGTTGATCTTACTATGGGTAGTGGTTCTACGTTAGGTGTTTTAACGGTCGGTTTAGGTGCTGAAACTACAGTAGGTACAGATGACTACGCTTCGATCGAAGAGCATTTAGCGGATGCGACTGGTGCACAAATATCGCATTTCAATGCAACCTGTAACGACTATGTGCTTTTCGGTATTGGTCAGGAAAATGAAATGATCGGTAAAGCTATGACCGATGCACCTATACATTTTGCACAACAAGGTGCAATGGGCCCGGATAACAACTACAACCGTTTTGTGGCTATCTTTGAAGTAGATAAAGCGAATGGGACTGGTGTTGTGCTAGCAGCTAACAGCCTACCAGAAGATGAACTTGGAAATGCATTAGCTACTGCAGACTGCGGAACGTCTACTCATGCTGCTAAATTTATCGGTACAGCAATGTTAATGATGCCTCCACATTTATGGGGATTAGCGCATTCATTAAGCCATACTTATGAAAATATTGCGAATGGCAACTAA
- a CDS encoding ATPase, T2SS/T4P/T4SS family produces MSSNSNFSLASWKTQSREHELRANQRSVVSGWSATLFTAAGSSVSGTVVDSSLTGVSLVIAQGGIDIDVDVELTLNLNTGQRRFTRIARVCWLDRSAGDVHFGVQFVDHTGLTPETHQLDISAIRIDPACALRIPAGIAVRRKLLPFLDLHGVIQVACADIKNITVLNSVSRMLKAPIRSWPVDAKALEQVLKDVYGNTVHQAAVKPVAKQKEDAGNAAIDLAEGLLYSAFIRQASDIHVDPHVKGARIRFRVDGQLEVFDEIKTDIYQDLASRLKVISGLDIAEKRAPQDGRFTHKFTGSNQQVDIRAATLPTKYGERITMRLLATQNDSLTLVNLGFIEYHQLMIEQFLSRIQGMMVLTGPTGSGKTTTLYAAMTKLLRERQVNIMTVEDPIEYEIPGAAQCEIDSNSDKVSFNSALRSILRHDPDVVMVGEIRDKETADIAIKAALTGHMVLSTLHTNSAIATITRLIDMGVPAYLVAAALRVVIAQRLLRRLCGHCSIARPLLAVEAIAIDRKDLEGTRVYEPVGCVYCGNKGFKGRIGLYEVVELRTEWARVIAEGGSESDLLAMMHAEGINSLLDDAVDKMLLGKTSYSEVMQVASSW; encoded by the coding sequence ATGAGTAGCAATTCAAATTTTTCTTTAGCGAGCTGGAAGACGCAATCCAGAGAACATGAGCTGCGCGCGAATCAGCGCAGTGTGGTCAGCGGCTGGAGTGCGACTTTATTTACTGCGGCCGGAAGTTCAGTGTCTGGCACGGTGGTGGATAGCTCCTTGACAGGTGTCAGTCTGGTTATTGCTCAGGGCGGGATAGATATTGATGTGGATGTTGAGCTGACGCTTAATCTGAATACCGGGCAGAGACGATTTACCCGTATAGCGCGGGTCTGCTGGCTGGATCGTAGTGCGGGTGATGTGCATTTTGGCGTACAGTTTGTCGATCATACCGGCTTGACACCGGAGACGCATCAGCTGGATATCAGCGCTATCCGTATTGATCCGGCTTGTGCTTTAAGAATTCCAGCCGGTATTGCTGTGCGGCGTAAGCTGTTGCCTTTTCTGGATCTGCATGGCGTTATTCAAGTGGCGTGTGCCGATATTAAAAATATAACGGTGCTGAATAGCGTGAGCAGGATGTTAAAAGCGCCTATTCGCAGCTGGCCGGTGGATGCCAAAGCGCTAGAGCAGGTGTTAAAAGATGTTTACGGTAATACCGTGCATCAGGCTGCAGTTAAACCGGTTGCGAAACAAAAGGAGGATGCCGGTAATGCGGCGATTGATCTGGCAGAGGGACTGCTGTATTCGGCTTTTATACGTCAGGCGTCGGATATTCATGTAGACCCGCATGTTAAAGGTGCGCGGATTCGCTTCAGGGTGGATGGCCAGCTGGAGGTGTTTGATGAAATCAAGACAGATATTTATCAGGATTTAGCGAGTCGACTTAAGGTTATTTCCGGGCTGGATATTGCAGAGAAGCGTGCGCCACAGGACGGGCGCTTTACGCATAAATTTACCGGCAGCAATCAGCAGGTGGATATCCGTGCGGCGACTCTGCCGACCAAGTATGGCGAGCGGATTACCATGCGTTTGCTGGCGACGCAAAATGATTCTTTGACGCTGGTTAATCTGGGGTTTATTGAATATCACCAGTTAATGATTGAGCAGTTTTTGAGTCGTATCCAGGGAATGATGGTGCTGACCGGCCCTACCGGAAGCGGTAAAACGACGACTTTATATGCGGCGATGACCAAATTGTTGCGTGAGCGTCAGGTGAATATCATGACGGTGGAAGATCCGATTGAATATGAAATCCCTGGTGCGGCGCAATGTGAGATTGATTCCAATTCGGATAAGGTGAGTTTTAATTCGGCGTTACGCAGTATTTTGCGCCATGACCCTGATGTGGTGATGGTGGGTGAGATCCGCGATAAGGAAACCGCGGATATTGCGATTAAGGCAGCGTTGACCGGGCATATGGTGTTGAGCACTTTGCATACTAATTCGGCGATTGCGACGATTACGCGGTTGATTGACATGGGTGTGCCGGCATATCTGGTGGCGGCGGCGTTGCGCGTGGTCATTGCACAGCGTTTATTACGCCGCTTGTGCGGGCATTGCAGTATTGCACGCCCCTTACTGGCGGTTGAGGCTATCGCGATTGATCGCAAGGATCTGGAAGGTACCCGTGTGTATGAGCCGGTGGGCTGTGTGTATTGTGGCAATAAAGGTTTTAAGGGGCGGATTGGTTTGTATGAGGTGGTGGAGTTGCGCACGGAGTGGGCGCGAGTCATTGCCGAAGGCGGCAGTGAGTCGGATTTGCTGGCTATGATGCACGCGGAAGGGATTAATAGTTTGCTGGATGATGCGGTGGATAAGATGTTGCTGGGTAAAACTTCGTATTCAGAAGTTATGCAGGTGGCGTCGTCGTGGTAG
- a CDS encoding type II secretion system F family protein produces the protein MTIFSYTARDRSGQQTSDVVDSVSRDAAIMQLRGEGLLVLQINELKKNKDEESYSLNPLDYRSIRSLDIENAFHQIAVMLRSGVSLMDAVELIRKHSRIGVRKVWVKIAERIQQGGALTDALIEQDLFSNLTIQLVKVGEQTGHMSTVMDQAAKEMASTRRLKKQITSALKYPVFTLLFAIGLVVFMLTSIVPEIKKLLLIMGKPMPPITQALIDISDWFVQNAIFMGIFAVVFVVVFVLLYHWPPSRWWVDRFSLRIPLIGHVLRLSGTVLFCRAMGLLLSSGVLIVDALKTMEQLHGNKFMASHVAFAHSRVLQGSSLAEPLAEKARYTDLVLQMIRVGENSGTLDDILVEMTEYHNELLEQSIAKLTGMIAPMMTIFVGGIIGFVYAAFLVAMFSAAGGSPS, from the coding sequence ATGACAATTTTTAGCTATACCGCTCGGGATCGTAGCGGTCAGCAGACGAGTGATGTGGTGGACAGTGTTTCGCGGGATGCGGCGATTATGCAGTTGCGTGGTGAAGGTTTGCTGGTTTTACAGATTAATGAGCTGAAAAAAAATAAAGATGAGGAGTCTTATAGTTTAAATCCCCTGGATTACCGTTCAATCAGGTCTCTGGATATAGAGAATGCCTTTCATCAGATTGCGGTGATGTTGCGCAGCGGTGTGAGTTTGATGGATGCCGTGGAGTTGATACGCAAACATTCACGTATAGGTGTGCGTAAGGTATGGGTGAAGATTGCTGAGCGAATTCAGCAAGGCGGTGCGCTTACCGATGCCTTAATAGAACAGGATCTGTTTTCTAATTTGACCATTCAATTAGTCAAGGTGGGAGAGCAAACCGGGCATATGAGTACCGTTATGGATCAGGCGGCTAAAGAGATGGCTTCGACGCGGCGTTTAAAAAAACAGATTACTTCGGCTTTGAAGTATCCGGTGTTTACCTTGCTGTTTGCTATTGGTCTGGTGGTGTTTATGCTGACCAGTATCGTACCGGAGATCAAGAAGTTATTGTTGATTATGGGGAAACCGATGCCACCCATTACTCAGGCATTGATCGATATATCCGACTGGTTTGTTCAGAATGCGATATTTATGGGTATTTTTGCCGTGGTGTTTGTCGTGGTTTTTGTACTGTTGTATCACTGGCCGCCTTCACGCTGGTGGGTGGACCGGTTTTCTTTGAGAATTCCATTGATCGGGCATGTTTTACGGCTATCAGGAACGGTGCTTTTCTGCCGGGCGATGGGGCTGTTACTCAGCAGTGGTGTATTGATTGTGGATGCTTTAAAGACCATGGAGCAGTTGCACGGTAATAAATTTATGGCCAGTCATGTCGCTTTTGCACATAGCCGGGTACTGCAGGGTTCTTCTTTGGCTGAGCCTTTAGCTGAGAAGGCTCGGTATACGGATCTGGTGTTGCAAATGATTCGAGTTGGTGAGAACTCAGGAACTCTGGATGATATTTTAGTAGAAATGACAGAATATCATAATGAGTTGCTGGAACAGTCTATAGCGAAATTGACGGGAATGATTGCGCCTATGATGACTATATTTGTGGGAGGCATTATTGGCTTTGTCTATGCGGCCTTTTTGGTGGCGATGTTTTCAGCGGCAGGCGGGAGTCCTTCATGA
- a CDS encoding DUF3438 family protein: protein MFRLRCVLLIVCLAVFGSAWSAKRISNKISELDFQDITVGDALRILSKQSDMNIISSKAAAEIQMTMYLRNIQPMAVLEAMAKTYNLWYEKDKKSGVIRVYTVKEFRLGNVDYRNERTEVFTFKHQRTSLDFGYMIQDLFGYGRVMLSQGADENEVINDLYERLERFDIIASNTYNQTDNSNSNGFGISSSGGGNNNSQNGNNNSNNNSRNGNNNNNSQNGNNNNRNGNYNNRNSNNRNGNGQNNGMFLGRNQAFDALEQLPKNETDAMLTGSHIGSTASMNELIEHVSPIYVTLIRRQNRVLVRTRDKDAMQEIQILFKKLNINMATLMLEVKVLELILNDGYESSFDFTINSGDFQVTKASSENFITAASNVSDLVRTGLGDPSMVAAVVSKNFKARLKLLEEEGRVTALATPMITTSNQEVSRIFIGEERPITTSLSVTCPAIATQSGVLGGGISQSVCIQAPDTEIRPIGKTLLLTPNISADGTVDIRLLVEDSRVCEGCGNIPNADGRGTLTNYKVDTVQAQTFSGDIVAENAQMIAVGGLINERSEDIEKKVPVLGDIPYLGFFFNDIQRVRRRTEMVILIRPYVMNNKEDDIDVNQAWLEANSIHPSADNLNHLDMYKNNQHLDKGYELQPDYKVYPLQDEFDSYHGKGAGAKVPKVAEPEQATFMQLTEYAARTVRLPDSKHEKVAGIQAVQVPGAYQLAEVFYDLRLTAAPVASWRKGGVYVTAVEVRNLSNETVTIDYQHLKGNWLASTIEEEKVAPRKDFGDMTYLYLLSSKPFEQALEY, encoded by the coding sequence ATGTTCCGTTTGCGTTGTGTCTTATTAATTGTGTGCCTGGCTGTTTTCGGTTCCGCATGGTCGGCTAAAAGAATTAGCAACAAGATTTCCGAGCTTGATTTTCAAGATATTACGGTGGGTGATGCGCTGCGTATTTTGTCCAAGCAATCGGATATGAATATTATTTCCTCTAAGGCGGCAGCGGAAATACAGATGACCATGTATTTACGTAATATACAGCCGATGGCCGTGCTGGAGGCGATGGCGAAAACGTATAATCTATGGTATGAGAAAGATAAAAAATCCGGGGTTATTCGGGTTTATACCGTTAAAGAATTCCGTCTGGGTAATGTCGACTATCGAAACGAGCGTACCGAAGTGTTTACTTTTAAGCATCAGCGTACTTCGCTGGACTTCGGCTATATGATTCAGGATTTATTTGGCTACGGGCGGGTAATGCTAAGTCAGGGCGCTGATGAAAATGAAGTGATTAATGATCTGTATGAGCGCCTGGAGCGCTTCGATATTATTGCCAGCAATACTTATAATCAAACTGATAATAGTAATTCTAATGGCTTTGGGATTAGTAGTTCGGGGGGGGGTAACAATAATAGCCAGAATGGCAATAACAACAGCAATAATAATAGCCGGAATGGCAACAATAACAATAATAGCCAGAATGGAAATAATAATAACCGCAATGGCAACTATAATAACCGCAATAGCAATAACCGCAATGGAAACGGGCAAAACAATGGCATGTTTTTAGGCCGTAATCAGGCATTTGATGCCTTGGAACAGTTGCCGAAAAATGAGACTGATGCGATGTTGACCGGCTCGCATATAGGCTCTACAGCGTCCATGAATGAGTTGATTGAGCATGTTTCGCCGATTTATGTAACCTTGATTCGTCGCCAAAACCGTGTGTTAGTGCGTACCCGTGATAAAGACGCCATGCAGGAAATTCAAATTTTATTCAAGAAATTGAATATTAATATGGCGACATTAATGCTTGAAGTGAAGGTGCTGGAGCTGATTTTAAATGATGGTTATGAATCAAGTTTTGATTTTACGATTAATTCAGGGGATTTTCAGGTAACCAAGGCATCCAGCGAGAATTTTATTACAGCAGCGAGTAATGTCTCTGATCTGGTCCGCACCGGACTGGGTGATCCCTCTATGGTTGCGGCGGTGGTCAGTAAAAACTTCAAGGCGCGTTTAAAACTGCTGGAGGAGGAAGGTCGGGTGACAGCGCTGGCGACTCCGATGATTACCACTTCCAATCAGGAGGTCAGCCGGATATTTATAGGTGAGGAACGGCCGATTACCACGAGTCTCAGTGTGACTTGTCCTGCGATAGCAACGCAGTCTGGAGTGCTTGGCGGTGGCATTTCGCAGAGTGTTTGTATTCAAGCCCCTGATACTGAAATTCGACCGATTGGTAAAACCTTGTTATTAACACCGAATATCAGTGCGGATGGTACGGTGGATATTCGCCTGTTGGTTGAAGACTCCAGGGTTTGTGAAGGTTGTGGCAATATCCCCAATGCTGATGGAAGAGGGACACTAACGAATTACAAGGTAGATACGGTACAGGCGCAGACTTTTTCTGGTGATATTGTCGCGGAAAATGCACAGATGATTGCTGTCGGTGGTTTGATTAATGAGCGCTCTGAAGATATAGAGAAAAAAGTCCCGGTATTGGGCGATATTCCTTATTTAGGTTTTTTCTTTAACGATATTCAGAGGGTGCGCAGACGTACTGAAATGGTGATTTTGATTCGTCCTTATGTGATGAATAATAAAGAGGATGATATTGATGTGAATCAGGCCTGGCTGGAGGCGAATAGCATTCATCCCAGTGCGGATAATCTTAATCATCTGGATATGTACAAGAACAACCAGCATCTGGATAAAGGCTATGAGTTACAACCGGATTATAAGGTGTACCCCCTGCAAGATGAATTTGACAGTTATCATGGCAAAGGTGCAGGTGCCAAGGTGCCTAAAGTTGCTGAGCCCGAGCAGGCTACTTTTATGCAGTTGACCGAATATGCGGCCAGAACAGTACGTCTGCCAGACTCAAAGCATGAGAAGGTTGCAGGAATTCAGGCGGTGCAAGTGCCTGGTGCGTATCAACTTGCTGAGGTGTTTTATGATTTGCGTCTTACAGCCGCTCCTGTTGCGAGTTGGCGGAAAGGAGGCGTTTATGTGACGGCTGTTGAGGTGCGTAATTTGTCAAATGAGACGGTTACGATTGATTATCAGCACCTGAAAGGCAACTGGCTGGCATCGACGATTGAAGAGGAGAAAGTCGCACCGCGGAAAGATTTTGGCGATATGACATATTTGTATCTGCTTTCGTCCAAGCCTTTTGAGCAGGCGTTAGAGTACTAG
- a CDS encoding multicopper oxidase domain-containing protein — MKKITLLVCSLVLTMPVFAAMNHGGMIMDEKSMIMNNNPDNLPKDCPAISEDVNITIRGGKKFAQDFAGKMFTYDQRDWQVPPCARVNVTFINEDDIRHQFMIHGLPGYMYPKGMFTIELYGKGQKTGSFIVPSRDYTYYIHCEVSQHTEKGMKAQLKVGKGSGNLDSILGLTAPLTPDLYPIDNTHYTWIILISSIIIGIMLIKLQGILFTTHVKQDADS, encoded by the coding sequence ATGAAAAAGATAACATTACTGGTATGTTCTTTGGTTTTAACCATGCCTGTTTTTGCTGCAATGAATCATGGTGGCATGATCATGGATGAGAAAAGCATGATTATGAATAATAACCCGGATAACTTACCCAAAGATTGCCCGGCAATCTCCGAGGATGTCAATATCACTATTCGTGGTGGGAAAAAATTTGCCCAGGACTTTGCGGGCAAAATGTTTACTTATGATCAGCGCGACTGGCAAGTCCCCCCCTGTGCCCGTGTTAATGTCACTTTTATCAACGAAGATGATATACGCCATCAATTTATGATTCATGGTCTGCCAGGGTACATGTACCCCAAAGGCATGTTCACCATTGAACTTTACGGCAAAGGTCAAAAAACCGGCTCGTTTATCGTACCCAGCCGTGACTATACCTATTACATCCACTGTGAAGTCTCCCAACATACAGAAAAAGGCATGAAAGCCCAGCTAAAAGTAGGAAAAGGGTCTGGAAACTTAGATAGTATTTTAGGCTTGACAGCACCTTTGACACCTGACCTGTATCCTATTGACAACACCCATTACACCTGGATTATTTTAATTTCCAGTATTATTATTGGCATTATGTTGATAAAACTACAGGGTATTTTATTTACTACGCATGTAAAGCAAGATGCCGATTCCTAG
- a CDS encoding multicopper oxidase domain-containing protein: MHNKIFYYRLIPVVVALIVLSAWLRPAFFQRAAGIDLPAGQQPQLSQPLKVYKACEDEHPEWRAAQVIDGVEIDESLLCEPDNPYNIAAFVKGMNNASMPTIMHSRIAEDALTKSDDLDGDGDPDIIRIKLEVIELNGATPDSPGVFPTYEIAPGIQPGMWAFSPKLRGMSVKNFRSNQANAILRAPSPVIRVEQGDKVYITLENTHYFPHTLHFHGVDHAFKTPTGGDNDGVPVTGEKPVMPGSTRTYELQPRHAGTMLYHCHVQTDKHLMMGLNGMFVVEENKPNNWVQTFNVGAGHVRHSSVAIKQKFDREYDLHYQSIDKNLAKSIQESNDIRVISKQMHRVYNMSESRENYFMLNGHSFPFTLRDALIIAKPDENIKLRIANTQHSNIAVHIHGHKATITDYDGVAQNPAAQITRDVYDLAAAQRIDLNLQTTNDGLHSYGEGVWLFHDHVEMGVANDGMSPGGNIALLVYESLLNKQGMPSVLRDDALDDVLTNSYYAKQRPLWGKLEAGELAPDYLRIILFGLLAGLAIGLTVFIIRGLNRADS; encoded by the coding sequence ATGCACAACAAAATTTTCTATTACCGTCTTATTCCTGTTGTCGTTGCTCTGATTGTCTTAAGTGCATGGCTGCGACCTGCTTTTTTTCAGCGCGCAGCAGGCATTGACTTACCAGCGGGACAACAACCCCAGCTAAGTCAGCCGCTGAAGGTCTACAAAGCATGTGAAGACGAGCACCCCGAATGGCGCGCGGCACAAGTGATTGATGGTGTTGAAATAGATGAATCCCTGCTTTGCGAACCGGACAACCCGTATAATATTGCAGCCTTTGTCAAAGGAATGAACAATGCTTCCATGCCTACCATCATGCATAGTCGTATTGCTGAAGATGCCTTAACCAAAAGTGATGATTTAGATGGCGATGGCGACCCGGATATTATCCGCATAAAACTCGAAGTCATTGAATTAAACGGCGCGACGCCTGACAGTCCCGGCGTTTTTCCCACTTATGAAATTGCACCTGGTATTCAACCAGGCATGTGGGCATTTTCACCTAAATTACGCGGCATGAGTGTGAAAAATTTCCGCTCAAATCAAGCCAATGCGATTTTACGCGCACCCTCTCCAGTGATACGCGTAGAACAAGGCGACAAGGTATACATCACGCTGGAAAATACGCATTATTTTCCGCATACTCTGCACTTTCATGGTGTCGATCATGCATTTAAAACACCCACAGGAGGCGATAATGATGGCGTACCGGTTACCGGCGAAAAGCCCGTTATGCCTGGCTCTACCCGTACCTATGAACTACAGCCGCGCCATGCGGGAACCATGCTCTATCATTGCCATGTGCAAACTGATAAACATTTAATGATGGGCTTAAATGGCATGTTTGTGGTTGAAGAAAACAAGCCCAACAACTGGGTACAAACCTTTAATGTAGGCGCGGGACATGTGCGCCATTCTTCAGTCGCAATTAAGCAAAAATTTGACCGCGAATACGATCTGCATTATCAGTCAATAGATAAAAACCTGGCAAAAAGCATACAAGAATCTAATGATATACGTGTAATTTCCAAGCAAATGCACCGCGTTTATAATATGAGTGAGTCCAGAGAAAATTACTTTATGCTCAATGGCCACTCTTTCCCTTTCACCTTGCGTGATGCTCTGATCATTGCCAAACCAGACGAAAATATTAAACTACGTATCGCTAATACCCAGCACAGCAATATTGCGGTACATATACATGGTCATAAAGCGACCATTACTGATTATGATGGTGTGGCACAGAATCCTGCCGCTCAAATTACCCGTGATGTTTATGACTTAGCCGCTGCGCAGCGCATTGACTTAAACCTGCAAACGACTAATGATGGCTTGCACAGCTATGGCGAAGGCGTCTGGCTGTTTCATGATCATGTGGAAATGGGCGTTGCCAATGATGGCATGAGCCCTGGCGGAAATATAGCCTTACTGGTTTATGAAAGCTTGCTCAACAAGCAGGGTATGCCATCCGTTTTACGCGACGATGCTTTAGATGATGTGCTGACTAATAGCTATTATGCCAAACAACGTCCACTCTGGGGAAAACTTGAAGCGGGTGAACTTGCTCCGGATTACCTGCGTATTATTTTATTTGGATTATTAGCGGGCCTTGCAATCGGGCTAACGGTATTTATTATTCGTGGATTAAACAGGGCTGACTCATGA
- a CDS encoding ABC transporter permease, giving the protein MNYFTDAITAAIKLLLQFDPEIYLIVWTSLKIALIATTLAALIAIPVGILIAINTFIGKRMVLQLLNTLMAMPTVMIGLIFYGLLSRRGLLGDYGLLYSEPAVIIGQASLILPIIINMCVVAVQSADSRLLPTLKSLGASQSQLFLPLIKELRYVILAAVITGFGRAIGEVGAAMMLGGNIQGTTRTMTTAIALETSKGDFELGLALGIVLLIIAFSVNFILQQLNPGKHI; this is encoded by the coding sequence ATGAATTATTTTACCGATGCCATTACTGCGGCAATCAAGCTGTTGCTGCAGTTTGACCCTGAAATTTACCTGATTGTCTGGACATCGTTAAAAATAGCGCTGATAGCTACAACACTCGCCGCACTAATCGCAATTCCTGTAGGCATATTAATTGCTATAAATACCTTTATTGGCAAACGCATGGTATTGCAATTACTGAATACCTTAATGGCGATGCCAACGGTAATGATAGGCCTGATTTTCTATGGTTTACTCAGTCGCCGTGGTTTATTGGGTGATTATGGTCTGCTGTATTCAGAACCCGCCGTTATTATTGGCCAAGCCAGTTTAATATTGCCGATTATTATCAATATGTGCGTAGTCGCAGTACAATCAGCCGATAGTCGCTTATTACCTACCCTAAAATCACTGGGAGCCAGCCAAAGCCAGTTATTTTTGCCGCTGATAAAAGAATTACGTTATGTGATTCTGGCGGCGGTTATTACAGGCTTCGGGCGAGCAATAGGCGAAGTGGGAGCCGCCATGATGCTGGGAGGTAATATTCAAGGAACGACGCGAACCATGACTACTGCAATAGCGCTAGAAACCAGTAAAGGAGATTTTGAACTCGGCCTGGCCTTGGGCATCGTATTATTAATTATCGCTTTTAGTGTGAATTTCATACTCCAGCAACTTAACCCGGGCAAGCATATATAA
- the moaC gene encoding cyclic pyranopterin monophosphate synthase MoaC — translation MTKLTHFNLSGEAHMVDVGQKAITQRSAVTTGYIEMLPGTLTLIQNGQHKKGDVLSIARIAGIMASKKTADLIPLCHPLPITHVEVNFTIDTAKNRIHCHATVKTNGQTGVEMEALTATQIALLTIYDMCKAVDRGMSINKVQLQQKSGGKSGHWQRSDPA, via the coding sequence ATGACAAAACTAACCCATTTCAACCTATCAGGTGAAGCGCATATGGTCGATGTTGGCCAAAAAGCGATTACCCAGCGAAGCGCAGTCACCACTGGTTATATCGAAATGCTGCCAGGTACCCTGACTCTTATTCAAAACGGCCAACATAAAAAAGGCGACGTGCTATCCATTGCCCGCATAGCAGGGATTATGGCCAGCAAAAAAACCGCTGACTTGATCCCCCTGTGCCATCCCCTGCCTATTACTCATGTAGAAGTAAATTTCACAATTGACACAGCAAAAAACCGTATTCATTGCCACGCCACAGTAAAAACCAATGGCCAGACCGGTGTTGAAATGGAAGCATTAACAGCAACGCAAATCGCGTTACTGACCATCTACGATATGTGTAAAGCAGTTGATCGAGGCATGAGCATTAACAAAGTGCAACTGCAACAAAAATCAGGCGGAAAGTCAGGGCACTGGCAACGTTCAGATCCCGCATAA
- a CDS encoding MoaD/ThiS family protein, translating to MSIKVRYFASLKESLGRDSDNLEFEQTISVAEVWARAVPAKEMPVNILAAVNMQYVGLDQQVADEDEVAFFPPVTGG from the coding sequence GTGAGCATTAAAGTTCGTTATTTTGCAAGTTTAAAAGAAAGTTTAGGTCGCGATAGTGATAATCTGGAATTTGAACAGACTATTAGTGTAGCTGAAGTGTGGGCAAGGGCCGTTCCAGCAAAGGAAATGCCCGTCAATATACTTGCAGCCGTTAATATGCAATATGTGGGTTTAGATCAGCAAGTGGCTGATGAGGACGAAGTTGCATTTTTCCCGCCTGTGACGGGAGGTTAG
- a CDS encoding molybdenum cofactor biosynthesis protein MoaE codes for MIKIVSAEFDPFAEAQSHQKKSALTGKYGATSLFIGTMRDFNQGDKVQGMTLEHYPGMTEKQLAMVVADAEEKWSLLDSLVIHRVGDVFTDDVLVLVVIWSVHRGDAFDASRYIMEQLKSKVPFWKKEILTDDQHRWVVKNTDGYL; via the coding sequence ATGATTAAGATAGTGTCTGCTGAATTTGATCCTTTTGCCGAGGCTCAAAGCCATCAGAAAAAAAGTGCCTTAACGGGAAAATACGGTGCGACCAGTCTATTTATTGGCACGATGCGTGATTTTAATCAAGGCGACAAGGTGCAGGGTATGACTCTGGAACACTACCCCGGTATGACTGAAAAACAATTGGCTATGGTTGTAGCAGACGCTGAAGAAAAATGGTCATTACTGGATTCACTGGTCATTCATCGTGTTGGTGATGTGTTTACTGATGATGTACTGGTGCTTGTTGTCATCTGGTCTGTGCATCGAGGTGATGCGTTTGATGCCAGTCGGTATATTATGGAACAATTAAAATCGAAAGTGCCTTTCTGGAAAAAAGAGATACTAACCGATGACCAGCATCGCTGGGTGGTAAAAAATACGGATGGGTATTTGTAA